Proteins encoded in a region of the Thermococcus stetteri genome:
- a CDS encoding MEMO1 family protein: MIRYPAVAGSFYPDDKELTLMLERFFSDLGEEGDTRRITAGVAPHAGYIFSGYTASRTYKAIFEDGLPETFVILGPNHTGLGSPIAVHPPGTWITPLGEVEVDGELAKEIAKISGIADLDDLAHKYEHSIEVQVPFIQYLAEKAGKEVKIVPITLGIQDEDVAEDLGKAIYEASKELGRDVVVIASTDFMHYGPVYGYVPFRAHAEEIPHRIKEWDFRVIRRILDFDVKGMFRELREMRHTMCGPGGVGTAIVYSRLAGAVEAELLHYTTSFEVSRSTDAVVGYASIVFRR, from the coding sequence ATGATAAGGTACCCGGCCGTGGCTGGAAGCTTCTATCCGGACGACAAAGAGCTCACCCTCATGCTGGAGAGGTTCTTCAGCGACCTCGGCGAGGAGGGAGATACCAGAAGGATCACCGCGGGAGTGGCTCCGCATGCTGGCTACATATTCTCCGGCTACACCGCGAGCAGAACCTACAAGGCGATCTTTGAAGATGGCCTTCCGGAAACCTTCGTGATCCTCGGGCCGAACCACACCGGTCTCGGCTCTCCGATAGCAGTTCACCCGCCGGGCACGTGGATAACGCCGCTGGGAGAGGTGGAGGTCGACGGAGAGCTGGCGAAGGAGATAGCGAAGATTTCCGGCATAGCAGACTTGGATGACCTTGCCCACAAGTACGAGCACTCCATAGAGGTTCAGGTTCCTTTCATTCAATACCTCGCCGAGAAGGCCGGAAAGGAAGTCAAGATCGTTCCCATAACCCTCGGAATTCAAGATGAAGACGTTGCCGAAGACCTTGGCAAGGCCATCTATGAGGCAAGCAAAGAACTCGGCAGGGACGTAGTGGTCATAGCGAGCACTGACTTCATGCACTACGGTCCGGTCTACGGCTACGTTCCCTTCAGGGCTCACGCGGAGGAGATTCCCCACAGGATAAAGGAGTGGGACTTCAGGGTGATAAGGAGGATCCTCGACTTCGACGTCAAGGGAATGTTCAGGGAGCTGAGGGAGATGAGGCATACGATGTGCGGACCGGGAGGGGTTGGGACGGCGATAGTCTACTCCCGCCTCGCTGGGGCAGTAGAAGCCGAGCTCCTCCACTACACGACGAGCTTCGAGGTAAGCCGTTCCACTGATGCCGTCGTTGGGTACGCGAGCATAGTATTCAGGCGTTAG
- a CDS encoding pyridoxal-phosphate dependent enzyme: MLRCSRCGRTYPETFRLKCDCGGTLFVEREYFDFFGSLMPYLDARRYINFLPVSGNLLPPPVPVITPTVELQVDPVTALFKLDYLQPSGSFKDRGTWVTVAKLMEEGVSEVVIDSSGNAALSMALYALPAGIKVHTFVSYGAMPSKVSLLQRLGAIIHFVDGDRMEVHEEAVEFAEREGIAYVTHWLNPYFIEGTKLIAYEVYEQVGVPDYAFAPTGSGTLFLGLWKGFRELRGMGEINDLPRLVAVQAEGYESLCGRSLIKNRLADGIAIPEPPRKEDMLRALEETRGLCVSVSEAETREALEWLINAGFLIEPTSAVVLAGMWKLVDSGEIPPGSRVLLPLTGSGLKLTEGI, translated from the coding sequence ATGCTCCGGTGCTCACGGTGCGGGAGAACCTACCCCGAGACCTTCAGGCTCAAATGCGACTGCGGCGGAACGCTCTTCGTGGAGAGGGAGTACTTCGACTTCTTTGGGAGCCTCATGCCCTACCTGGACGCGAGGAGGTACATTAACTTTCTGCCCGTCAGCGGGAACCTCCTTCCTCCTCCGGTACCGGTGATAACACCCACCGTTGAACTCCAGGTGGATCCAGTTACCGCCCTCTTCAAGCTCGACTACCTCCAGCCCAGCGGTTCCTTCAAGGACAGGGGCACATGGGTAACCGTGGCAAAGCTGATGGAGGAGGGGGTAAGCGAGGTCGTTATTGACAGCTCTGGAAACGCCGCTCTGAGCATGGCTCTCTATGCCCTACCGGCTGGGATTAAGGTCCACACTTTCGTCTCCTATGGTGCAATGCCCTCAAAGGTTTCTCTGCTCCAGCGGCTGGGGGCAATCATTCACTTCGTTGATGGGGATAGAATGGAAGTCCATGAAGAGGCCGTGGAGTTCGCCGAGAGGGAGGGGATTGCCTACGTAACCCACTGGTTGAACCCTTACTTCATTGAGGGAACGAAGCTCATCGCCTACGAGGTCTATGAACAGGTTGGAGTTCCGGACTATGCCTTCGCACCAACGGGCTCTGGAACTCTCTTCCTCGGTCTCTGGAAGGGCTTTAGGGAGCTGAGGGGTATGGGGGAAATAAACGACCTCCCGAGGCTCGTGGCCGTTCAGGCGGAAGGTTACGAAAGCCTCTGCGGGCGTTCCCTAATTAAAAACCGCCTCGCCGACGGGATAGCCATTCCCGAACCTCCTAGGAAGGAAGATATGCTCAGGGCCTTGGAAGAAACTAGGGGCCTCTGTGTGAGCGTTAGCGAGGCCGAGACGAGGGAAGCACTTGAGTGGCTAATCAACGCCGGCTTTCTCATCGAACCGACTTCGGCGGTGGTATTGGCAGGGATGTGGAAGCTCGTGGATTCCGGCGAAATTCCTCCCGGTTCAAGAGTCCTGCTTCCCCTAACCGGCTCGGGCCTTAAACTAACCGAAGGTATTTAA
- the hepT gene encoding type VII toxin-antitoxin system HepT family RNase toxin translates to MRIGLIRSKIEEILESLKLVEEHLPEDFETFQSLGLIKDGIYKRVEFAIQNVIDICAIINSDLKLGIPEKEEDVFEGLVRGGIISKEMAQKLRLMKGFRNILVHRYGRINDELAFETLREHLDDIYEFVEIIEKFLEGQE, encoded by the coding sequence ATGAGGATTGGGCTGATACGCTCAAAGATCGAGGAGATACTCGAAAGCCTTAAGCTGGTTGAGGAGCACCTGCCAGAAGACTTCGAGACCTTCCAGTCGTTGGGTCTCATAAAGGATGGGATTTACAAGCGCGTTGAGTTTGCGATACAGAACGTCATCGATATCTGTGCGATCATAAACTCCGACCTAAAGCTGGGAATCCCCGAGAAGGAAGAGGACGTATTTGAAGGACTCGTTAGGGGAGGGATTATTTCCAAGGAGATGGCCCAAAAACTGAGACTCATGAAGGGCTTTAGAAACATCTTAGTTCACAGATACGGCCGGATAAACGACGAACTTGCCTTTGAGACACTTCGCGAGCATCTGGACGACATCTATGAGTTCGTCGAGATTATAGAGAAGTTTTTGGAGGGCCAAGAATGA
- the mntA gene encoding type VII toxin-antitoxin system MntA family adenylyltransferase antitoxin, translated as MNLDEAVSKILQLGGEKIKFVILFGSRARGEARKDSDYDLCIYYDGDEKEAFRFRMLALGNLPDEYDVQVFQLLPVQLKKECLRGKILFCRDETFLYDLAYEVLKEWEDFKRYYYDYLGLGAIE; from the coding sequence ATGAACCTCGACGAGGCAGTTTCCAAAATCCTTCAACTTGGTGGCGAGAAGATCAAGTTCGTAATTCTCTTCGGCTCAAGGGCGAGGGGAGAGGCCCGGAAAGACAGCGACTACGACCTCTGCATTTATTATGATGGGGATGAAAAGGAAGCCTTCAGATTCAGGATGCTCGCGCTGGGGAACCTTCCTGACGAATATGACGTTCAGGTCTTTCAGCTCCTTCCGGTGCAGCTGAAGAAAGAATGCCTCAGGGGAAAGATTCTCTTCTGCCGCGACGAGACTTTTCTCTACGACCTCGCCTATGAAGTTCTGAAGGAGTGGGAGGACTTCAAGCGCTATTATTACGACTACCTCGGCCTGGGGGCGATAGAATGA
- the udp gene encoding uridine phosphorylase, whose protein sequence is MTRFVSAERPQTEEGMQYHIACKPGDVARYVLLPGDPERVPKISSLWDEAREIAFHREYRTHTGKYKGVPISATSTGIGGPSTAIAVEELAAIGADTFIRVGSTGAIQPGMEIGDLIIAKAAVRLDGTSRQYVRIEYPAVADLEVTLALIEAAETLGMRYHVGITASTDSFYLGQGRPGLNGYFPSFARNIVDDLRQARVTNFEMEAATLYTLANIYGLRAGCVCAVFANRVTNEFGKAGEKEAALVASEAVKILSEWDEEKERAGKKVWYPGLRG, encoded by the coding sequence ATGACGAGGTTCGTTTCAGCCGAGAGGCCGCAGACTGAAGAGGGAATGCAGTACCACATAGCGTGTAAGCCCGGTGATGTTGCGCGCTACGTTCTCCTTCCTGGTGATCCCGAGAGGGTTCCGAAGATAAGCTCCCTCTGGGACGAGGCGAGGGAGATAGCCTTCCACAGGGAGTACAGGACGCACACTGGGAAGTACAAGGGGGTTCCTATAAGCGCCACTTCAACGGGGATAGGCGGGCCCTCGACGGCGATAGCAGTTGAGGAGCTGGCGGCGATTGGAGCTGACACCTTCATCCGCGTCGGCTCAACCGGTGCAATCCAGCCGGGAATGGAGATAGGGGACCTCATCATTGCGAAGGCCGCCGTAAGGCTCGATGGGACGTCAAGGCAGTACGTGAGGATAGAGTACCCTGCAGTTGCCGACCTTGAGGTTACCCTAGCCCTCATAGAGGCCGCTGAGACACTTGGAATGCGCTACCACGTCGGCATAACGGCTTCAACCGACAGCTTCTACCTCGGACAGGGCAGGCCAGGCTTGAACGGCTACTTCCCGAGCTTCGCAAGGAACATCGTCGACGACCTCAGGCAGGCGAGGGTTACGAACTTTGAGATGGAGGCTGCAACTCTCTACACGCTCGCCAACATCTACGGGCTGAGAGCGGGCTGTGTGTGCGCGGTCTTCGCCAACAGGGTAACCAACGAGTTCGGCAAGGCCGGAGAGAAGGAAGCGGCCTTAGTAGCGAGCGAAGCCGTTAAGATACTCTCTGAGTGGGACGAGGAGAAGGAGAGGGCCGGGAAGAAGGTGTGGTACCCTGGTCTGAGGGGTTGA
- a CDS encoding FAD-dependent oxidoreductase, producing MKYDVVVIGGSAGGLTATISAKRFYPDKSVLVIKKEEVSMIPCGIPYVFGTLKSVDDDVLPAERFLKPLGIDILVDEVTEIIPKNKTLITKSGREIQWEKLVLATGSRPQIPDIPGVELDGVYTVSKDYNYLKELRERVEESERVVIIGGGFIALEVGDEIRKLGKDVTIVVRSRLLRNSFDPEFSEMIEKRLKEVGINVVYGHVERLVGRESVEGVKLVEGQEIPADLVILSTGYRPNVELAVKTGLKVTRYGIWTDEYMRTSCPDIFAVGDCVEHRDFFTGKPFPLMLASTATFEARIAGANLFKLQIVRENRKTIGAYSTHVAGLTLAAAGLTEDAARREGFEVIVGRATGPDRHPAKFDDTSMVTVKLIFSRDRGAILGAQIAGGKSVGEMINVLALAIQKRLTASELYTLQIATHPLLTASPVGYQILQAAEDALAKLRAGA from the coding sequence ATGAAGTACGATGTTGTCGTCATAGGAGGGAGTGCCGGAGGTCTAACGGCAACTATCTCCGCCAAGAGGTTCTATCCAGACAAGAGCGTGCTTGTGATAAAGAAGGAAGAAGTTTCCATGATCCCGTGCGGGATTCCCTACGTATTCGGCACCCTGAAGAGCGTTGACGATGATGTTCTCCCCGCTGAGAGGTTTCTCAAACCACTAGGCATTGACATCCTGGTTGACGAGGTCACCGAGATAATCCCAAAGAACAAGACCCTCATAACCAAATCTGGAAGGGAGATTCAGTGGGAGAAGCTGGTTCTGGCGACCGGTTCAAGGCCCCAGATCCCAGATATCCCCGGCGTTGAGCTCGACGGCGTTTATACCGTCTCCAAGGACTACAACTACCTCAAGGAGCTTAGGGAGAGAGTTGAAGAGTCGGAGAGGGTTGTCATCATTGGAGGCGGCTTCATAGCCCTTGAAGTTGGGGACGAGATAAGGAAGCTTGGGAAGGACGTTACTATAGTTGTCAGGAGCAGGCTGTTGAGGAACTCCTTCGACCCCGAATTCAGCGAAATGATCGAGAAGAGGTTAAAAGAAGTCGGGATAAACGTTGTTTACGGACACGTGGAGAGGCTCGTCGGCAGAGAGAGCGTTGAGGGCGTTAAGCTCGTCGAAGGCCAGGAAATTCCCGCCGACCTCGTGATTCTCTCAACGGGTTACAGGCCGAACGTTGAGCTGGCCGTCAAGACCGGCCTTAAGGTCACCCGCTACGGCATCTGGACGGACGAGTACATGAGGACTTCCTGCCCAGACATCTTCGCTGTAGGCGACTGCGTCGAGCACAGGGACTTCTTCACAGGAAAGCCCTTCCCGCTGATGCTGGCTTCAACGGCGACCTTCGAGGCTAGGATAGCCGGAGCGAACCTCTTCAAGCTCCAGATAGTCAGAGAGAACAGGAAAACGATAGGCGCCTACTCCACCCACGTTGCTGGGTTAACACTCGCTGCGGCGGGACTAACGGAGGATGCTGCCAGAAGAGAGGGCTTTGAGGTCATAGTTGGCCGCGCAACCGGGCCTGACCGCCACCCCGCAAAGTTCGATGACACTTCCATGGTAACGGTCAAGCTTATATTCTCCAGGGACAGGGGGGCCATCTTGGGGGCCCAGATAGCCGGTGGAAAGAGCGTTGGCGAGATGATCAACGTCCTTGCCCTGGCCATACAGAAGAGGCTTACCGCTAGCGAGCTCTACACCCTCCAGATAGCGACTCACCCGCTTCTCACGGCTTCTCCGGTTGGCTACCAGATACTCCAGGCGGCTGAGGACGCCCTGGCGAAGCTGAGGGCAGGGGCCTGA
- a CDS encoding mevalonate kinase → MSAKRALASAPAKIILFGEHSVVYGKPAIAAAIDLRTYVSAEFNDTGAIKIEAHDIRTPGLIVSFTEDSIYFESDYGKAAEVLGYVRQAIELVREEADANGRGITVSITSQIPVGAGLGSSAAVAVATIGAVSRLLGLELSNEEVGKLGHRVELLVQGASSGIDPTVSAIGGFIHYQKGNFEHLPFMELPIVVGYTGSSGSTKELVAMVRRNYEEMPDIFEPILNSMGRLVEKAKDVITSDLDRELKFQTLGKLMNINHGLLDALGVSTKKLSELVYAARTAGALGAKITGAGGGGCMYALAPGKQSEVATAITIAGGTPMVTRISREGLRIEEIE, encoded by the coding sequence ATGAGCGCTAAAAGGGCTCTCGCTTCGGCGCCGGCTAAGATTATCCTCTTCGGGGAGCATAGCGTCGTCTATGGAAAACCCGCCATAGCCGCTGCTATAGACCTCAGAACCTACGTCAGCGCTGAGTTCAACGACACGGGAGCGATAAAGATAGAGGCCCACGACATAAGGACGCCGGGCCTAATAGTTTCCTTCACCGAGGACAGCATCTACTTCGAGAGCGACTACGGAAAGGCCGCCGAGGTTCTCGGCTACGTCAGGCAGGCGATAGAGCTCGTGAGGGAGGAAGCCGACGCAAACGGGAGGGGAATAACGGTCTCCATAACCTCCCAGATTCCCGTCGGTGCTGGCTTGGGCAGTTCTGCGGCCGTTGCAGTGGCCACCATCGGTGCCGTTTCGAGGCTCCTCGGCCTCGAGCTGAGCAACGAGGAGGTTGGAAAGCTCGGGCATAGGGTTGAGCTCCTCGTCCAAGGTGCATCGAGCGGCATCGATCCAACGGTTTCCGCCATAGGCGGCTTCATCCACTACCAGAAGGGCAACTTCGAGCACCTCCCGTTCATGGAGCTTCCCATCGTCGTTGGCTACACCGGTTCGAGCGGCTCAACGAAGGAGCTTGTTGCTATGGTCAGGCGGAACTATGAGGAGATGCCCGATATATTCGAGCCGATACTGAATTCGATGGGGAGGCTCGTCGAGAAGGCCAAAGACGTGATCACATCTGACCTCGACAGGGAGCTGAAGTTCCAGACCCTCGGGAAGCTGATGAACATAAACCACGGGCTCCTCGATGCCCTCGGCGTCTCGACCAAGAAGCTCAGCGAGCTGGTGTACGCCGCGAGAACCGCGGGAGCGCTGGGGGCGAAGATAACCGGTGCCGGCGGCGGCGGATGTATGTACGCCCTCGCACCGGGGAAGCAGAGCGAGGTTGCAACGGCCATAACGATAGCCGGCGGAACGCCGATGGTGACGAGGATAAGCAGGGAAGGCCTACGGATTGAGGAAATCGAGTAA